The Chitinophagaceae bacterium genome window below encodes:
- a CDS encoding MFS transporter, with protein sequence MTNQSANDPFISIRITEFRNFAIARFLFIMGLRMMGTLVGWWMYELTNDPLALGLIGLSEVIPAVSMALYAGHIVDRSDRRNMIIRAVLSYGICVSLLLFISTAFFTHQFGKSTVIYLVYLVIFITGIIRAFSGPSFGAIISQLVPRSHLANAVTWSQGTWLTASVTGHSLAGFLIAGFGITGTLTAIILMIAMALLIFNTIDHKPAPPQAEKKTWESVKEGLRFVYKTKEVLGALVLDLFAVLFGGAVAMVPVFAKDILKVGPIGFGWLNAAADFGAIIIVILLTVFPLKKQQGKILLFSVAGFGMTIIVFGLSELFWLSFAALFMGGVLDGISIVVRGTILQLKTPDELRGRVLSVNSMFINSSNELGQFESGIAAKLMGVVPSVVFGGCMTIAVVIATWFKAPKLKKLEYE encoded by the coding sequence GTGACCAATCAATCTGCAAACGATCCTTTTATTTCCATTCGCATAACCGAATTCAGAAATTTTGCCATTGCAAGATTCTTATTCATCATGGGCTTACGAATGATGGGAACACTGGTGGGCTGGTGGATGTATGAACTCACCAACGATCCGCTTGCACTGGGTTTAATCGGTTTATCGGAAGTAATTCCTGCTGTATCGATGGCTTTGTATGCCGGTCATATTGTTGACCGCAGCGACCGGAGAAACATGATCATCCGTGCTGTACTTTCTTATGGCATCTGTGTTTCTTTACTCTTATTTATTTCTACCGCTTTCTTTACGCATCAGTTTGGGAAATCAACAGTCATCTACCTTGTATATCTTGTCATCTTTATAACTGGTATCATCCGTGCTTTCAGCGGACCATCATTTGGTGCCATCATTTCGCAACTGGTTCCAAGATCACACTTAGCCAATGCCGTTACCTGGAGCCAGGGCACATGGTTAACAGCATCCGTTACCGGTCATTCACTTGCCGGTTTTTTAATTGCCGGGTTCGGCATAACCGGAACACTAACGGCAATTATATTAATGATTGCAATGGCTCTGCTTATTTTCAACACTATTGATCATAAGCCTGCACCACCGCAGGCAGAAAAGAAAACATGGGAAAGTGTAAAAGAAGGTCTGCGCTTTGTTTATAAAACAAAAGAAGTGCTGGGTGCACTGGTTCTTGATCTCTTTGCAGTTTTATTTGGAGGAGCGGTGGCCATGGTTCCTGTGTTTGCAAAAGATATTTTAAAAGTGGGACCAATTGGTTTTGGCTGGCTTAATGCAGCTGCCGATTTTGGCGCCATCATCATTGTTATTCTACTCACAGTGTTCCCCCTCAAAAAACAACAGGGCAAAATTTTATTATTTTCAGTGGCAGGTTTTGGAATGACCATTATTGTTTTTGGTTTATCGGAATTATTCTGGCTGTCATTTGCAGCTCTGTTCATGGGTGGAGTGCTCGATGGCATCAGTATTGTTGTGCGTGGTACAATCCTGCAGCTAAAAACACCTGATGAATTGCGGGGAAGGGTGCTGAGTGTAAACAGCATGTTCATCAACTCCAGTAATGAACTGGGGCAGTTTGAAAGTGGTATCGCTGCAAAACTCATGGGTGTTGTCCCTTCTGTTGTGTTTGGCGGCTGTATGACGATTGCTGTTGTTATTGCAACCTGGTTCAAAGCACCCAAATTAAAAAAACTGGAATACGAATAG
- a CDS encoding saccharopine dehydrogenase NADP-binding domain-containing protein, protein MQKDKVLLYGANGYTGKLIARYAREYNISPILAGRNEKEIGDIAKELNFSSRIFPLDTAASIQQHLEDVKLVIHAAGPFDRTAKQMVEACIATNTHYIDINGDISVFELIKTYDAVAKQSGVMLMPGAGFDVIPTDCIALDLKQKLPDATHLQLAFIPTNGQISHGTATTMATRIGEDSVVRINGKFEKRPLGFKGMWIDANGKQRFVMSLQWGDISLPIIQPEFQM, encoded by the coding sequence ATGCAAAAAGACAAGGTCTTACTCTACGGTGCTAATGGTTACACCGGCAAACTCATTGCCCGTTATGCAAGGGAATACAACATCTCTCCTATCCTTGCCGGAAGAAATGAAAAAGAAATCGGTGACATTGCCAAAGAATTAAATTTCTCTTCCCGGATTTTTCCATTAGATACTGCTGCATCCATTCAGCAACATTTAGAAGATGTAAAATTAGTGATTCATGCAGCGGGGCCATTCGACCGGACAGCAAAACAAATGGTGGAAGCATGTATTGCAACAAACACGCATTACATTGATATCAACGGTGATATTTCTGTTTTTGAATTGATCAAAACTTATGATGCTGTTGCAAAACAGTCAGGCGTTATGTTAATGCCCGGTGCAGGTTTTGATGTAATCCCGACAGATTGCATTGCGTTAGACCTGAAACAAAAATTACCAGATGCTACACATCTGCAATTGGCATTCATTCCAACAAACGGACAAATCAGTCACGGTACTGCAACTACGATGGCTACAAGAATTGGTGAAGACTCCGTTGTACGTATCAATGGAAAATTCGAGAAAAGACCATTGGGTTTTAAAGGCATGTGGATTGATGCCAATGGAAAACAACGATTCGTGATGAGTTTACAATGGGGAGATATTTCACTGCCTATCATACAACCGGAATTCCAAATGTAG
- a CDS encoding DoxX family protein, which produces MKPRTINILYWVFTLIFAALMIFSSVGGIGPNEQTIQIFHKYLGYPIYFIQFISWAKIIGVIAILVPGFPKIKEWAYAGLFFDLTAAVYSGIAVSGKFDPMMLTMLMWIVPGILSYYFWTKKTAL; this is translated from the coding sequence ATGAAACCAAGAACAATCAACATTCTGTATTGGGTATTTACCCTGATTTTTGCTGCACTGATGATCTTTTCCTCAGTTGGCGGTATTGGCCCCAATGAGCAAACGATCCAAATTTTTCATAAGTACTTAGGGTATCCTATTTATTTTATTCAGTTCATCAGTTGGGCAAAAATCATTGGTGTTATTGCTATTCTTGTTCCGGGGTTTCCAAAAATTAAAGAATGGGCGTATGCAGGTTTGTTTTTTGATTTAACAGCGGCTGTTTATTCGGGTATTGCGGTAAGTGGCAAATTTGATCCTATGATGCTTACTATGCTAATGTGGATCGTGCCGGGTATTCTTTCTTATTATTTCTGGACGAAGAAAACTGCATTATAG
- a CDS encoding deoxynucleoside kinase yields the protein MNHHFITIEGNIGAGKTTLSHLLSKHYNARLILEAFADNPFLPKFYENPKQFAFPLELFFMAERYKQLKDLLHTQDLFNSITISDYLFTKCLLFAKVNLPTDEFRLYQSLFDIIHNQLVQPDLLIYLHAPVNKLQQNIKKRNRSYEQQISDDYLFSIQETYTQYIKQHNVKTLFVDTSNADFLGNEKHLQTIIDALEKDYEDGQFYLTLP from the coding sequence ATGAATCATCACTTCATCACCATAGAAGGGAATATCGGTGCCGGTAAAACTACCCTGTCACATTTACTCAGTAAACATTACAATGCCCGGTTGATACTGGAAGCTTTTGCCGACAATCCTTTTCTGCCCAAGTTTTATGAAAACCCAAAGCAGTTTGCTTTTCCGCTGGAATTATTTTTCATGGCAGAGCGTTATAAACAACTGAAAGATCTGTTACATACGCAGGATCTTTTCAACTCAATAACTATTTCTGATTATTTATTTACCAAGTGTTTGCTCTTTGCCAAAGTAAATTTGCCCACAGATGAATTTCGCCTGTACCAAAGTTTGTTTGATATTATCCATAATCAACTGGTACAACCTGATCTGCTGATTTATCTGCATGCACCTGTTAATAAGTTGCAGCAGAATATTAAAAAAAGAAACCGCAGTTATGAGCAGCAAATCAGTGACGATTATCTGTTCAGCATCCAGGAAACATATACACAATACATTAAACAGCACAATGTAAAAACCTTGTTTGTTGATACCAGCAATGCAGATTTTCTGGGGAACGAAAAACATCTGCAAACAATTATTGATGCATTGGAGAAAGACTATGAAGATGGTCAGTTTTACCTCACACTACCGTAG
- a CDS encoding DUF255 domain-containing protein — protein sequence MQKVTFLSVILFLLVGLSSFQHNTPKEKLNWITLQEAEEKLKSESRPILVDLYTDWCGWCKVMDKKTYTNQQLIKYLNEKYYVVKLNAESKAEIVWKGKTYRFNPSYKTHEIALAFTKGELAYPTTVIIPTTDDNQPQAIAGMLEVKEMEMITKYFGENNYGKVSFDTYAKKFRPSWR from the coding sequence ATGCAAAAGGTTACCTTTTTATCCGTTATCCTGTTTCTTCTGGTTGGTCTTTCCTCTTTCCAGCACAATACCCCAAAAGAAAAATTAAACTGGATCACACTCCAGGAAGCTGAAGAAAAACTGAAATCAGAGTCAAGACCTATTTTGGTTGACTTGTATACTGATTGGTGCGGCTGGTGCAAAGTGATGGATAAAAAAACCTATACCAATCAGCAATTAATTAAATACCTCAATGAAAAATATTATGTGGTGAAGCTAAATGCAGAGAGTAAAGCAGAGATTGTATGGAAGGGGAAGACCTATCGCTTTAACCCCTCCTATAAAACACATGAAATAGCATTGGCTTTTACAAAAGGCGAACTGGCTTATCCAACAACCGTTATTATACCAACAACTGACGATAATCAGCCCCAGGCAATAGCTGGCATGCTGGAAGTGAAAGAAATGGAAATGATTACCAAATATTTTGGTGAGAACAATTACGGTAAAGTATCTTTTGATACTTATGCTAAAAAATTCAGACCAAGCTGGAGATAA
- the gcvP gene encoding aminomethyl-transferring glycine dehydrogenase: MTLFEAQQNEFAKRHIGSIGTEQQLLKTIGVQNMEELISKTVPASIRNPNKLNVPDAISEADLLKLLKEISLNNKLNKNYLGQGYYDTITPSVILRNVFENPGWYTQYTPYQAEISQGRLESLLNFQTMVADLTALPIANASLLDEATAAAEAMNMLFHHVNKTDVINAPKFFVDEEVFPQTKDVLITRGTPLGIQLIFGDYKTAAIDNTYFGALVQYPNNIGSVEDYRLFIQKVQGAGGFVAMATDLLALTLLTPPGELGADVAFGSAQRFGVPLGYGGPHAAFFTTKDEFKRSIPGRIIGVSIDAENNRALRMALQTREQHIKREKATSNICTAQALLANMAAMYAVYHGPDGLKAIASRVALLAQTTAEAIKEKGFELLSESFFDTIAVKVKDTAAIKAKAERQEINLRYISNELIGISLDETTNVEDLFDLINCFVNDVDPVDFVIPENASLQHIPAELARTSEFLTHPNFNTHHSESQMMRYMKQLENKDLSLNTSMISLGSCTMKLNAATQMMPLSWAHWSRIHPFAPANQTAGYQQIIDELSAYLSEITGFDACSLQPNSGAQGEYAGLLSIRNYHLANGDAHRNIILIPVSAHGTNPASAVMAGMKVVVVKALENGYIDVVDFKAKAEQHSANLAGTMITYPSTFGIFEESVKEICSIVHEHGGQVYMDGANMNAQVGLTSPGLIGADVCHLNLHKTFAIPHGGGGPGMGPICVKAHLAKHLPGHISNASHGAVSAAPYGSASILLISYAYIRLLGADGLKKATEYAILNANYMKARLEKDFDILYTGANGTCAHEFIVELRPFKQTAGIEAEDVAKRLMDYGFHAPTMSFPVAGTIMIEPTESEDKAELDRFCDALLNIRQEIRDIEEGKSDKADNALKNAPHTQSVITADEWKHAYTRQQAAFPLYYVTQNKFWPSVSRINNTYGDRNLICTCEPVSSYAEEEV, from the coding sequence ATGACTCTTTTTGAAGCACAACAGAATGAATTTGCCAAACGCCATATCGGCAGCATTGGCACAGAACAGCAGCTATTGAAAACAATTGGTGTACAGAACATGGAAGAACTGATCAGCAAAACAGTTCCGGCTTCCATCCGCAACCCAAACAAACTCAATGTTCCCGATGCCATCAGTGAAGCTGATTTACTGAAACTGCTCAAAGAAATTTCCTTAAATAACAAACTGAATAAGAATTATCTCGGCCAGGGCTATTATGATACCATTACTCCCAGTGTGATCTTACGGAATGTTTTTGAAAACCCGGGATGGTACACACAATACACTCCCTACCAGGCAGAAATTTCACAGGGACGTTTGGAAAGTTTACTCAACTTTCAAACAATGGTGGCTGATTTAACAGCTTTGCCAATTGCCAACGCATCATTACTTGATGAAGCAACTGCTGCTGCAGAAGCCATGAACATGCTTTTTCATCACGTTAATAAAACAGATGTGATCAATGCACCAAAGTTTTTTGTTGATGAAGAAGTCTTCCCTCAAACAAAAGATGTACTCATTACACGTGGCACACCATTAGGCATTCAACTTATTTTTGGTGATTACAAAACGGCGGCTATCGACAATACTTATTTCGGTGCTTTGGTTCAGTATCCCAACAATATAGGTTCGGTAGAAGATTACCGTTTATTTATTCAGAAAGTACAGGGTGCTGGTGGTTTTGTAGCAATGGCAACTGATTTACTTGCTTTAACCCTGTTAACTCCTCCCGGTGAACTGGGTGCTGATGTTGCTTTTGGTTCTGCACAGCGTTTTGGTGTTCCCCTTGGTTATGGCGGACCGCATGCAGCTTTCTTTACCACCAAAGATGAATTCAAACGTTCCATACCCGGACGTATCATTGGTGTAAGTATTGATGCAGAGAACAACCGTGCACTACGTATGGCTCTGCAAACAAGAGAGCAACATATCAAACGTGAAAAAGCTACTTCCAATATTTGTACCGCACAGGCATTGCTCGCCAACATGGCTGCTATGTATGCAGTGTATCATGGACCAGATGGATTAAAAGCAATTGCATCACGAGTTGCTCTATTGGCACAAACAACTGCTGAAGCCATTAAAGAAAAAGGATTTGAACTGCTGAGTGAAAGTTTCTTTGATACTATTGCAGTGAAAGTAAAAGATACTGCTGCTATTAAAGCAAAAGCAGAGCGGCAGGAAATCAATCTGCGTTATATCAGCAATGAACTCATTGGTATTTCACTTGATGAAACAACCAACGTAGAAGATCTGTTTGATCTCATCAACTGTTTTGTGAATGATGTTGACCCGGTTGATTTTGTGATTCCTGAAAATGCATCTTTACAACATATCCCTGCTGAATTAGCAAGAACAAGTGAATTCTTAACGCATCCTAATTTCAATACACATCATAGCGAAAGCCAGATGATGCGTTATATGAAACAACTGGAGAACAAAGATCTGTCACTAAATACTTCCATGATTTCATTGGGCAGCTGTACCATGAAACTGAATGCAGCTACTCAAATGATGCCGCTGAGCTGGGCACACTGGAGCAGGATTCATCCGTTTGCTCCTGCGAATCAAACAGCAGGTTATCAGCAGATCATTGATGAACTGTCAGCCTATCTTTCTGAGATCACCGGCTTTGATGCCTGCAGCCTGCAACCCAACAGTGGTGCACAGGGTGAGTATGCAGGATTGTTATCGATCCGTAATTATCACTTAGCTAACGGCGATGCACACCGTAATATCATTTTGATTCCCGTTTCTGCACATGGAACCAATCCTGCCAGTGCAGTAATGGCAGGAATGAAAGTGGTGGTGGTGAAAGCATTGGAGAACGGTTATATTGATGTGGTGGACTTTAAAGCAAAAGCTGAACAGCATAGTGCCAATCTTGCCGGAACAATGATTACTTACCCAAGTACATTCGGCATTTTTGAAGAGAGTGTTAAAGAAATTTGTTCAATCGTTCATGAGCATGGCGGACAGGTGTACATGGATGGCGCCAATATGAATGCACAGGTTGGATTAACATCACCCGGGTTAATTGGTGCCGATGTTTGTCATCTGAATCTGCATAAAACATTTGCTATTCCGCATGGCGGCGGCGGCCCCGGCATGGGACCTATTTGTGTGAAAGCGCATTTAGCGAAACATTTGCCCGGGCATATCAGCAATGCGTCACACGGTGCTGTAAGTGCTGCTCCTTATGGTTCTGCTTCCATCCTGCTGATCAGTTACGCTTATATCCGTTTGCTGGGTGCTGATGGTTTGAAGAAAGCAACTGAGTATGCCATTCTTAATGCCAACTACATGAAGGCAAGACTGGAAAAAGATTTTGATATTCTGTATACAGGTGCTAACGGAACATGTGCACATGAATTCATTGTTGAGCTTCGTCCCTTTAAACAAACTGCAGGTATTGAAGCAGAAGATGTAGCCAAACGTTTAATGGATTACGGCTTCCACGCTCCTACCATGAGTTTCCCAGTTGCAGGAACCATCATGATTGAACCAACGGAAAGTGAAGACAAAGCAGAGCTGGATCGTTTCTGTGATGCGTTACTGAACATTCGCCAGGAGATAAGAGATATTGAAGAAGGTAAGAGCGACAAAGCAGATAATGCTTTGAAAAATGCACCGCATACACAGTCTGTAATTACTGCTGATGAATGGAAACATGCTTATACAAGACAACAGGCGGCGTTCCCGTTATACTATGTAACACAGAATAAATTCTGGCCAAGTGTAAGCCGTATTAATAATACTTATGGCGACCGGAATTTAATTTGTACCTGTGAGCCGGTGAGCAGCTATGCAGAAGAAGAAGTATAA
- a CDS encoding GAF domain-containing protein has translation MAEDLHIIQGTKEEQYLQLIPQIKGLLEGEPDLVANLANVCAALKEQFGWLWVGFYLVKPSSAKAFTDKGEELVLGPFQGPVVCTRIRKGRGVCGASWAEAKTLIVPNVEKFPGHIACSSLSSSEIVVPVIRNNEVLAVLDVDSEELNTFDETDKVFLEEIISLIEF, from the coding sequence ATGGCCGAAGACTTACACATCATACAGGGAACAAAAGAAGAACAGTATCTGCAACTGATTCCGCAGATCAAAGGATTACTGGAAGGTGAACCTGATCTTGTTGCCAATCTTGCGAATGTATGTGCAGCGCTCAAAGAACAGTTCGGCTGGCTATGGGTTGGATTTTATTTAGTGAAACCAAGTTCAGCAAAAGCATTTACTGATAAAGGTGAAGAGTTGGTACTCGGGCCATTCCAGGGACCTGTTGTCTGTACACGAATCCGCAAAGGAAGAGGTGTGTGTGGCGCATCTTGGGCTGAGGCAAAAACACTGATTGTTCCCAATGTAGAAAAATTTCCCGGTCATATTGCCTGCAGCAGTTTAAGCAGTTCAGAAATTGTAGTACCTGTAATCCGCAACAATGAAGTGCTTGCTGTGCTGGATGTTGACAGTGAAGAGTTGAATACATTTGATGAAACTGATAAAGTATTTCTGGAAGAAATTATTTCACTGATCGAATTCTAA
- a CDS encoding MBL fold metallo-hydrolase, translating to MNRKSFLQSTALTMGALAFHKTVLAEFFQQPAWKIKMLTDDIGIFTERGGTILFYLSKEGIVVVDSQFPDQSNHLIEELKKKTEQPFKLLINTHHHGDHSSGNIAYKGMVEHVLAHENSKINQERSAKNAKTEDKQLYPDQTFGTTWSQKIGKEKITLHYFGAGHTNGDAFIHFEHANIVHMGDLLFNRRHPFVDRSSGANMKSWMNVLETAQKKFSKKTQFVYGHSGEGYDITGTTDDLKAFGDYIGGMLEFTEKEIKAGKTKEEFIKTTVLPFETQWKGDGLQRPLTAAYDELTLK from the coding sequence ATGAACCGTAAATCATTTCTACAATCAACTGCACTTACAATGGGTGCATTGGCATTTCACAAAACAGTACTTGCCGAATTCTTTCAGCAACCAGCCTGGAAAATAAAAATGCTTACTGATGATATCGGCATCTTTACAGAACGTGGCGGAACCATCCTGTTTTACCTGAGTAAAGAAGGAATTGTAGTTGTTGATTCACAGTTCCCTGACCAGAGCAATCATTTAATTGAAGAGTTGAAAAAGAAAACAGAACAACCGTTTAAACTGCTCATCAATACACACCATCATGGCGATCACAGCAGCGGCAATATTGCCTACAAAGGAATGGTTGAACATGTGTTGGCACATGAAAACTCAAAGATCAACCAGGAACGTTCTGCAAAAAATGCAAAGACAGAAGATAAACAGCTTTATCCCGATCAAACCTTTGGTACTACCTGGAGTCAGAAAATAGGCAAAGAAAAAATCACCCTTCATTATTTTGGTGCAGGACATACCAATGGTGATGCCTTCATTCATTTTGAACATGCTAACATTGTACATATGGGCGATCTGCTGTTCAACCGTCGTCATCCATTTGTTGACCGCAGTTCAGGCGCCAATATGAAAAGCTGGATGAATGTGCTGGAAACCGCACAAAAGAAGTTCAGCAAAAAAACACAATTCGTATATGGCCATTCTGGCGAAGGGTATGATATTACCGGAACAACAGATGATCTGAAGGCATTCGGCGATTATATTGGTGGCATGTTGGAGTTTACCGAAAAAGAAATCAAAGCAGGAAAAACTAAAGAAGAGTTTATTAAAACAACGGTTCTTCCATTTGAAACACAATGGAAAGGTGATGGGTTGCAAAGACCATTAACGGCTGCATATGATGAACTGACTTTAAAATAA
- a CDS encoding UbiX family flavin prenyltransferase, translating into MHKIVVSITGASGSIYAKLLLEKLSAVKQQWTDVAVIMTENAKEVWKTELGDDGYQQIPFKIYSTTDFSAVFASGSGQYNTMIIIPCSMGTLGRIATGISNDLITRAADVILKERRKLICVVRDTPYNLIHIRNMETVTLAGGIICPATPSFYSKPTTIEELSSTVVDRVLDLAGIDVKTYRWGV; encoded by the coding sequence GTGCATAAAATTGTGGTTTCTATTACCGGCGCCAGTGGCTCTATCTACGCAAAACTGCTGCTGGAAAAGCTTTCAGCGGTAAAACAGCAATGGACCGATGTTGCAGTGATTATGACAGAGAATGCCAAAGAGGTATGGAAAACCGAACTGGGGGATGATGGCTATCAGCAAATTCCTTTCAAAATTTATTCAACAACCGATTTTTCTGCAGTTTTTGCATCGGGGTCCGGTCAATACAACACCATGATCATTATTCCCTGTTCAATGGGAACATTGGGACGGATTGCAACTGGTATTTCAAATGACCTGATTACAAGAGCCGCAGATGTGATTTTAAAAGAACGAAGAAAGCTGATATGTGTGGTGAGAGATACTCCCTACAATCTTATTCATATCCGTAACATGGAAACGGTAACTCTGGCAGGAGGAATTATTTGTCCGGCTACTCCATCCTTTTACAGTAAACCAACAACTATCGAAGAACTTTCATCAACTGTTGTTGACCGTGTATTGGATCTGGCAGGTATTGATGTAAAGACGTATCGCTGGGGCGTATAG
- the folK gene encoding 2-amino-4-hydroxy-6-hydroxymethyldihydropteridine diphosphokinase, giving the protein MPIHKAYILLGSNMGNRKQFLNKAIKQITEQSGSLVKESSIYETAAWGNTKQAAFLNQVIFIETKHSPDDLMKSLLEIETGLGRIRTEKYGPRTIDLDILFFDELIYHSSTVTLPHPALQKRRFVLIPLAELSPRKIHPVYRKTINRLLKECADKLEVKKV; this is encoded by the coding sequence ATGCCAATTCACAAAGCATACATTTTACTGGGCAGTAATATGGGAAACCGGAAACAGTTTCTCAATAAAGCTATCAAACAGATTACTGAACAATCCGGCAGTTTAGTAAAGGAATCATCCATCTACGAAACTGCCGCCTGGGGTAATACCAAACAGGCCGCTTTTCTTAACCAGGTTATCTTTATTGAAACAAAACATTCACCTGATGACCTGATGAAAAGCTTACTGGAAATTGAAACTGGTCTGGGAAGAATCCGTACAGAAAAATATGGGCCACGTACCATTGATCTTGATATTTTGTTTTTTGATGAGCTCATTTATCATTCATCAACCGTTACTCTTCCCCATCCTGCCCTGCAGAAAAGGCGCTTTGTGTTGATTCCTTTAGCTGAATTATCTCCACGTAAAATTCATCCTGTTTATCGAAAAACAATCAACCGTTTATTAAAAGAATGTGCAGATAAACTGGAAGTAAAGAAAGTTTGA
- a CDS encoding dienelactone hydrolase family protein, whose amino-acid sequence MDQQVINLYDEYTHKPLSRQDFVRRLVLLTGSTAAAMALLPLLESNYAKAAATPADDLFTEYVTYPAVTGEMKAYVARPKQEAKYGTVVVIHENRGLNAHIEDVARRAANAGFLAIAPNALAPLGGTPANEDEARTLFTKLNAQETQQNFINTFSYLKTRKDSNGKYGCVGFCWGGAMSNTLAVNVPELKAAVAFYGRQPAAADVPKIKAALQLHYASLDERINAGIPAYEEALKANKISYELYMYEGVNHAFHNDTAGTRYNEAAAKLAWQRTIDFFKKHL is encoded by the coding sequence ATGGATCAGCAAGTAATCAACCTCTACGACGAGTACACCCATAAACCACTTTCAAGACAGGACTTCGTAAGGCGATTAGTTTTGCTTACAGGAAGTACCGCAGCAGCCATGGCCTTACTGCCACTGCTGGAAAGTAATTATGCAAAAGCAGCTGCAACACCTGCCGATGACTTGTTTACAGAATATGTTACTTATCCTGCAGTAACAGGTGAAATGAAAGCTTATGTTGCAAGACCAAAGCAAGAAGCAAAATACGGAACAGTGGTTGTGATTCATGAAAACCGTGGGCTGAATGCACATATTGAAGATGTGGCAAGGCGTGCTGCGAATGCAGGATTTCTTGCCATTGCGCCAAATGCATTAGCTCCACTTGGCGGCACTCCTGCCAATGAAGATGAAGCAAGAACTTTGTTTACAAAGCTCAATGCACAGGAAACCCAACAGAATTTCATCAATACCTTTTCTTATCTCAAAACAAGAAAAGACAGTAATGGAAAGTATGGCTGTGTTGGTTTTTGCTGGGGCGGTGCCATGAGTAACACATTAGCAGTGAACGTTCCTGAATTAAAAGCTGCCGTCGCATTTTATGGCCGTCAGCCTGCAGCAGCAGATGTACCCAAAATAAAAGCCGCCCTGCAATTACATTATGCTTCACTTGATGAACGTATCAATGCAGGCATTCCTGCATATGAAGAAGCACTAAAAGCAAATAAGATCAGTTATGAATTGTACATGTATGAAGGCGTGAATCATGCGTTTCATAATGATACTGCCGGTACAAGATATAACGAAGCAGCTGCGAAACTCGCCTGGCAACGGACGATAGATTTTTTTAAAAAGCATTTATAA
- a CDS encoding YkgJ family cysteine cluster protein has translation MAEDLMINWEKKAAEHQKQYSQFLKRANKNKVLQQLPDLHEAAFEKIDCLQCANCCKNYSPRFKTPDIKRISKHLRMKEGEFIETYLRLDEEGDYVVRSKPCPFLGADNYCGIYDARPSDCERFPYTDEDVILKRPQLTLKNSTFCPITYFVLENLLEQKINKTKTPVIINRGFVYKKVE, from the coding sequence ATGGCCGAAGATTTAATGATCAACTGGGAGAAAAAAGCTGCTGAGCACCAGAAACAGTACAGCCAGTTTCTGAAAAGGGCAAATAAAAACAAAGTGCTGCAGCAACTGCCCGATCTGCACGAAGCTGCATTTGAAAAAATTGATTGCCTGCAATGTGCCAATTGCTGCAAGAATTATTCACCAAGGTTTAAAACGCCAGATATCAAACGCATCAGTAAACATTTGCGGATGAAGGAAGGGGAGTTTATTGAAACCTATCTGCGCCTGGATGAAGAGGGCGATTATGTGGTAAGGTCGAAGCCCTGCCCTTTTTTGGGAGCTGATAATTACTGTGGTATTTATGATGCCCGTCCATCCGATTGTGAACGTTTCCCTTATACTGATGAGGATGTAATTCTGAAACGGCCGCAGCTAACACTGAAGAATTCTACATTTTGTCCCATTACTTATTTTGTACTGGAAAACTTACTGGAACAAAAGATAAATAAAACAAAAACCCCGGTTATTATTAACCGGGGTTTTGTTTATAAAAAGGTTGAGTAA